A genomic segment from Andrena cerasifolii isolate SP2316 chromosome 7, iyAndCera1_principal, whole genome shotgun sequence encodes:
- the LOC143371655 gene encoding phosphoserine aminotransferase, whose product MSDQSNSSSVVINFGAGPAKIPHQVLKDVQRELLAYSNTQISVLELSHRSNEFKNIIEDAQATLREILHVPDNYKILFMQGGGTGIFAAVPLNMMTTGTADYIVTGTWSAKAAKEATKYGNVNLVLPKATKYTEVPDPSTWNLNSKASYVYYCANETVHGIEFSYIPETNGVPLVADMSSNILSRSLDISKFAVIFAGAQKNIGPAGVTLVIVRDDVLGHAMKVCPAVLDFTVMATDNSLHNTPPVFQIYVVGLVFKWIKQQGGVEGMEELAIMKSQKIYDTINESKGFYTCPVKPDVRSRMNVPFRIDKGDEELEKKFLSGAIARGMLQLKGHRSVGGIRASLYNAITLDEVDKLAEYMKSFFQEYCNKN is encoded by the exons ATGAGCGACCAAAGCAACAGTTCGAGCGTTGTAATTAATTTTGGAGCAGGACCGGCCAAGATACCACATCAG GTATTAAAAGATGTACAAAGAGAATTGCTGGCATACAGTAATACTCAAATTAGCGTCTTGGAGCTGAGTCATAGATCGaacgaatttaaaaatattattgaagATGCTCAAGCAACGTTACGTGAAATATT gCACGTTCCGGACAATTATAAAATCTTATTTATGCAAGGAGGAGGAACAGGTATTTTTGCAGCTGTCCCTCTAAATATGATGACAACTGGTACTGCAGATTACATAGTAACTG GTACTTGGTCGGCTAAAGCAGCGAAGGAAGCAACAAAGTACGGTAATGTGAATTTAGTTCTACCAAAAGCAACGAAATATACCGAAGTCCCTGATCCATCTACTTGGAATTTGAATTCAAAAGCATCCTACGTTTATTACTGCGCTAACGAAACGGTTCacg GTATTGAGTTCAGTTACATTCCTGAAACAAATGGAGTACCGCTTGTGGCCGACATGTCGTCGAATATTCTCTCCAGATCCTTAGATATTTCGAAA TTCGCAGTAATATTTGCCGGTGCACAGAAAAACATTGGTCCAGCTGGAGTAACACTTGTGATAGTGCGAGATGATGTTCTTGGTCATGCCATGAAAGTTTGTCCTGCAGTACTCGACTTCACTGTTATGGCAACTGATAATTCCTTACACAATACACCGCCAGTATTTCA AATATACGTAGTCGGGTTAGTTTTCAAATGGATCAAGCAGCAGGGCGGTGTCGAGGGAATGGAGGAATTGGCGATTATGAAAAGTCAGAAAATATACGACACGATCAACGAGTCGAAAGGGTTTTATACGTGTCCGGTTAAGCCAGATGTACGAAGTAGAATGAATGTACCATTTAGAATAGACAAAGGCGATGAGGAACTTGAGAAAAAGTTCCTTTCCGGCGCGATCGCGCGCGGGATGCTTCAGTTGAAAGGTCACAG